A genome region from Schaalia sp. 19OD2882 includes the following:
- a CDS encoding DUF3418 domain-containing protein gives MISFPDLPVSARRDEIAAAIRDHQVVIVAGETGSGKTTQLPKICLQLGRGVAGMIGHTQPRRLAARAVADRIAEELGQKVGRDVGQVVGYQVRFTDEVGPSTLVKLMTDGILLAEIQSDPLLRRYDTLIIDEAHERSLNIDFILGYLARLLPMRPDLKVVITSATIDSERFAAHFGTWEGPRGRGRLVEPAPVIEVSGRTYPVEIRYRPLAEDAPTSYSTSSSTRSGTAGGMATGAIGDSRPAERTPARSGPDSTNGPEHLVLEDPDGDLPTLGYGLGEEIDVETAICHAVDELCSEGDGDILVFLPGERDIRDVEQALLDHLGDRGVRAGEKPRGTGAGAVEILPLFARLSAAEQQRVFEPHALRRVVLATNVAETSLTVPGVRHVVDPGLARISRYSNRTKVQRLPIEKVSQASANQRAGRCGRVADGITIRLYSQADHESRPEWTEPEILRTSLASVILQMAALGLGAVADFPFLDPPDPRAVRAGMQLLVEIGALALDPPSPPRTGSGTHRLTAIGRDLARLPIDPRLGRMLLEADANGCASEVLVIVAALSIQDVRERPLDHQQAADTAHARFTDPHSDFITYLNLWRYLGTQQRDLSNSAFRRMCRGEFLHHLRYREWRDVVAQLRQMARPLDLRTDSIGLPSPTEVAEEALRGGIAEAAARACVAYTRSANAVDADDIHRSLLVGLLSNVGNRDLAKRDYQGARGTRFTIWPGSGLAKSHPEWVMTAELVETSRLFARTVARIRPEWVEPLAGALVKKVHSEPFWSASKGAAMVKEKVLLYGMTLVAERPVLLGSLGDVPIGGDGGSHAAIPLPGTVAGLARGLVGSKGRPAPTEVDRAEILAALALAEPSFDVQISGADHLTQAAPADSGSQPAASETVAEPGSDLDSALSNPNPHTIRADSDDATSISTGPPSPSTRIVCETGGEVPQSTSTWRAPTARQIAREMFILHALVRGQWRERHPFQARNEEALERAREVERRTRTHGLVADEQARAGFFDDLLPADVVSPGHFNRWWKQARRDNPDLLCWTEAILLPRGTGQDSAGFPDHWHFEDMELPLAYRFQPGSGRDGVSMTIPVEVLARVREDGTDWLVPGMLEELVTESVRALPKAKRRLLAPAPEVGSRVAEWIRGREAAGWAPPTGNENGTGGGPDSAGGRGATGTTGAACDAVTAGGAASDEDDPMSLSAAMGRLAAWGSRTGVASRGQSASKKPASDTAVPKTPATGDHVASGGRSPRPTFAKAFTEAVRILRGVDLSAQDLEHMRQNLPEHLRMTFVVVDRSGRELAAGTDLIHLQKSLAQKADHAIRSAVRTAVEEAMADAARRASSGRKDRGAQDRRGKANGCATSSLATELADTPDTPASAPWLEHAADLHLDGLTAFPNSPLPRSVETQGDAMVLRGFPALVPQGSAAAPRAGVRVMANPAEAERMHRLGLAHLLAARVQLATKRVTTRWSGREALMLAATSYGDTAALVAEAQVASALDLVDELTADGGPGSVRDAAAFEVLARRARDLHEDRVHQIMGHVVRAMEAQGEVQGELRAHPQDSLAEVTADVRRVNEDLVGPGFLSRTPASALPHLARYLRAGAVRVRRASGGAGVLARDLADMDRIHDLERALADARAAADARPHDLRRAAQLEQVRWMLQELRVSSFAQQLGTPQKVSAKRILGLLERGA, from the coding sequence GTGATCTCCTTCCCGGACCTGCCGGTCTCGGCGCGCCGAGACGAGATCGCCGCCGCCATCCGCGACCACCAGGTCGTCATCGTGGCAGGTGAGACCGGCTCCGGGAAGACCACGCAGCTGCCGAAGATCTGCCTGCAACTGGGGCGTGGCGTCGCCGGGATGATCGGACACACCCAGCCGCGCCGTCTTGCCGCGCGGGCGGTTGCGGACCGAATCGCCGAAGAACTCGGCCAAAAGGTCGGCCGCGACGTGGGGCAGGTCGTCGGCTACCAAGTGCGTTTCACGGACGAGGTCGGCCCGTCCACGCTGGTCAAACTCATGACGGACGGCATCTTGCTGGCCGAGATCCAGTCCGACCCGCTGCTGCGCCGCTACGACACCCTCATCATCGACGAGGCCCACGAACGCAGCCTCAACATCGACTTCATCCTGGGTTACCTGGCGCGTCTGCTGCCCATGCGCCCCGACCTGAAAGTCGTCATCACCTCCGCCACCATCGACTCCGAACGCTTCGCCGCACACTTCGGCACATGGGAAGGGCCTCGCGGGCGGGGCCGCCTCGTCGAGCCCGCGCCGGTCATTGAAGTCTCCGGACGCACCTACCCCGTCGAGATCCGCTACCGCCCCTTGGCCGAGGACGCGCCGACCTCGTACAGCACCTCGTCGAGCACCCGGTCCGGGACGGCAGGCGGAATGGCCACCGGGGCGATCGGCGATTCCCGGCCCGCGGAGCGCACGCCCGCCCGAAGCGGCCCCGACAGCACGAACGGTCCCGAACACCTCGTCCTGGAGGACCCGGACGGCGACCTGCCCACCCTGGGCTACGGGCTGGGCGAGGAGATCGACGTCGAGACCGCGATCTGCCATGCCGTCGACGAATTGTGCAGCGAGGGAGACGGGGACATCCTCGTCTTCCTGCCGGGTGAACGCGACATTCGCGACGTGGAGCAGGCACTGCTGGACCACCTGGGCGATCGCGGCGTACGCGCAGGCGAAAAGCCGCGCGGCACCGGAGCCGGAGCCGTGGAGATCCTGCCGCTCTTCGCGCGGCTGTCCGCCGCCGAACAGCAGAGGGTCTTCGAACCCCACGCGTTGCGCCGAGTCGTCCTGGCCACCAATGTCGCCGAAACCTCGCTGACCGTGCCCGGGGTGCGCCATGTCGTCGACCCGGGACTGGCGCGCATCTCCCGCTACTCGAATCGCACCAAGGTCCAGCGTCTGCCCATCGAAAAGGTATCGCAGGCCAGCGCCAACCAGAGGGCCGGTCGATGCGGGCGAGTGGCCGACGGCATCACGATCCGCCTGTATTCGCAGGCCGACCACGAGTCACGCCCGGAATGGACCGAACCGGAGATTCTGCGCACCTCTTTGGCCTCCGTCATCTTGCAGATGGCGGCGCTCGGGCTGGGCGCGGTCGCCGACTTCCCGTTCCTGGACCCACCTGATCCGCGCGCCGTGAGAGCGGGCATGCAGTTGTTGGTCGAGATCGGCGCCCTCGCCCTCGACCCGCCCTCGCCCCCCCGTACGGGCAGCGGCACCCACCGCCTGACCGCCATCGGACGAGACTTGGCGCGCCTGCCCATCGACCCCAGGCTCGGCCGCATGCTGCTGGAGGCCGACGCCAACGGGTGCGCCTCCGAGGTGCTGGTCATCGTCGCCGCCCTGTCGATCCAGGACGTGCGCGAACGCCCCCTGGACCACCAGCAGGCCGCCGACACGGCACATGCGCGTTTCACGGACCCGCACTCCGACTTCATCACCTACCTCAACCTGTGGCGCTACCTGGGCACCCAGCAGCGCGACCTGTCCAACAGCGCCTTCAGACGCATGTGTCGCGGTGAGTTCCTGCACCACTTGCGCTACCGCGAATGGCGTGACGTCGTCGCTCAGCTGCGGCAGATGGCGCGACCTCTGGACCTGCGCACGGACTCCATCGGGCTGCCCTCGCCCACGGAGGTGGCCGAAGAAGCCCTGCGCGGCGGGATCGCCGAAGCTGCCGCGCGCGCCTGCGTGGCCTACACGCGATCGGCCAATGCGGTCGATGCGGATGACATCCATCGATCACTGCTGGTCGGGCTGCTGTCGAATGTGGGCAATCGGGACCTGGCCAAACGCGACTACCAGGGGGCCAGGGGTACGCGTTTCACGATCTGGCCCGGGTCCGGGTTGGCCAAGTCCCATCCGGAATGGGTGATGACCGCCGAGCTGGTGGAGACCTCACGCCTGTTCGCCCGCACGGTGGCGCGCATCCGCCCCGAGTGGGTGGAGCCGCTGGCCGGCGCCCTGGTCAAGAAGGTGCACTCCGAGCCCTTCTGGTCGGCGTCCAAGGGGGCGGCCATGGTCAAGGAGAAGGTGCTGCTCTACGGGATGACCCTGGTGGCCGAGCGTCCGGTGCTGCTGGGCTCGTTGGGGGACGTGCCGATCGGGGGCGATGGCGGTTCACATGCTGCGATTCCTCTGCCCGGCACTGTGGCGGGCCTGGCCCGGGGACTGGTCGGCTCGAAGGGGCGCCCTGCCCCGACCGAAGTCGACCGCGCCGAGATCCTGGCCGCATTGGCGCTGGCAGAGCCCAGTTTTGACGTGCAGATCTCAGGAGCGGACCATCTGACGCAAGCCGCCCCCGCGGACTCCGGTTCGCAGCCTGCGGCCTCCGAAACAGTTGCCGAGCCGGGCTCAGACCTCGACAGCGCCCTTTCCAACCCGAATCCGCACACAATCCGGGCCGATTCGGACGATGCCACCAGCATTTCCACAGGTCCGCCTTCGCCAAGCACCCGCATTGTGTGCGAAACGGGTGGGGAGGTGCCGCAGAGCACGTCGACCTGGCGGGCACCGACCGCTCGGCAGATCGCCCGCGAAATGTTCATCCTCCATGCGCTGGTGCGCGGGCAATGGCGCGAACGCCACCCCTTCCAGGCGCGCAACGAGGAGGCTCTGGAACGCGCCCGCGAGGTCGAAAGGCGGACTCGCACACATGGGCTCGTGGCCGACGAACAGGCCCGCGCCGGGTTCTTCGACGACCTGCTGCCCGCTGATGTCGTCAGCCCCGGCCACTTCAACCGGTGGTGGAAGCAGGCCAGGCGCGACAACCCTGACCTTCTGTGCTGGACCGAGGCCATCCTGCTGCCACGTGGCACCGGCCAGGACTCCGCCGGCTTCCCCGACCACTGGCACTTCGAGGACATGGAGTTGCCCCTGGCCTACCGCTTCCAGCCCGGTTCGGGCCGCGACGGGGTGAGCATGACCATCCCGGTCGAGGTGTTGGCTCGCGTGCGCGAGGACGGCACGGACTGGCTGGTTCCGGGAATGCTCGAAGAGCTGGTCACCGAGTCCGTCCGCGCCCTGCCCAAGGCCAAACGCCGCCTGCTTGCCCCCGCTCCCGAGGTCGGCTCCCGCGTGGCCGAGTGGATTCGTGGGCGCGAAGCGGCAGGTTGGGCACCCCCCACCGGGAACGAGAACGGCACGGGTGGTGGCCCGGACTCCGCCGGCGGTCGGGGCGCGACCGGGACCACGGGCGCCGCCTGCGATGCAGTGACAGCAGGTGGCGCAGCCTCGGACGAGGACGACCCCATGTCCTTGTCGGCGGCCATGGGGCGCTTGGCGGCCTGGGGGTCTCGCACTGGCGTGGCCAGTCGTGGCCAGTCCGCGTCGAAGAAACCCGCATCCGACACAGCTGTCCCGAAGACGCCCGCGACCGGCGACCACGTGGCCTCCGGGGGCCGATCGCCGCGTCCCACCTTCGCCAAGGCCTTCACCGAGGCGGTGAGGATCCTGCGCGGTGTTGACCTGTCGGCCCAGGATCTGGAGCACATGCGCCAGAACCTGCCGGAGCACCTACGGATGACCTTCGTGGTCGTCGACCGTTCAGGGCGCGAACTTGCCGCGGGCACGGACCTGATCCACCTGCAAAAGTCCCTGGCGCAAAAGGCCGACCACGCGATCCGTTCAGCGGTGCGCACGGCGGTCGAGGAGGCGATGGCTGACGCCGCACGCCGCGCAAGCAGCGGGCGCAAGGATCGTGGCGCACAGGACCGGCGGGGGAAGGCCAACGGTTGCGCCACTTCTTCCCTTGCCACGGAGCTTGCGGACACCCCGGACACCCCCGCATCCGCGCCCTGGCTGGAACATGCCGCCGACCTGCACCTGGACGGCCTGACCGCCTTCCCCAACTCCCCGCTGCCGCGCAGTGTCGAGACTCAGGGCGATGCCATGGTGTTGCGCGGTTTCCCTGCGCTGGTCCCGCAGGGCAGCGCCGCGGCCCCGCGCGCAGGAGTGCGTGTGATGGCCAACCCTGCCGAAGCCGAACGCATGCACCGTCTGGGTCTGGCGCATCTGTTGGCGGCCCGCGTCCAGCTGGCGACGAAGCGGGTGACAACCCGTTGGAGCGGTCGCGAAGCCTTGATGTTGGCCGCCACTTCCTATGGTGACACCGCCGCCCTCGTCGCTGAAGCGCAGGTGGCCAGCGCCCTCGACCTGGTCGACGAACTCACTGCCGATGGCGGCCCAGGCTCCGTCCGCGACGCCGCAGCCTTCGAGGTCCTTGCCCGCCGGGCCCGCGACCTGCACGAAGACCGGGTCCACCAGATCATGGGACACGTCGTGCGCGCCATGGAGGCCCAGGGTGAGGTCCAAGGCGAGCTGCGCGCCCACCCGCAGGACTCCCTGGCGGAGGTCACCGCGGATGTCCGCAGGGTCAACGAAGACCTGGTGGGGCCCGGATTCCTCTCGCGCACCCCGGCCTCGGCCCTGCCGCACTTGGCTCGCTACCTGCGGGCCGGGGCGGTGCGTGTCCGACGCGCCTCGGGCGGCGCGGGCGTGCTTGCCCGCGACCTGGCCGACATGGACCGCATCCACGACCTCGAACGGGCCCTGGCCGACGCGCGCGCCGCCGCCGACGCCCGTCCGCACGACCTGCGCCGCGCCGCCCAACTGGAACAGGTGCGGTGGATGCTGCAGGAGTTGCGCGTGTCGAGCTTTGCCCAGCAGCTCGGCACCCCTCAGAAGGTCTCGGCCAAACGGATCCTGGGTCTGCTCGAACGGGGGGCGTGA
- a CDS encoding AbrB/MazE/SpoVT family DNA-binding domain-containing protein → MNTGDGKYAWMVKIGERGQFVIPKEARDLFGLQPGTEILVLGDAERGLAILPRAAQGDFIAHIFSAVDQSEGGEQR, encoded by the coding sequence ATGAACACTGGGGACGGAAAGTACGCATGGATGGTCAAGATCGGCGAACGTGGACAGTTCGTCATCCCGAAGGAAGCCAGGGACCTGTTCGGGTTGCAGCCCGGAACGGAGATCCTGGTCCTGGGAGATGCGGAGCGGGGACTGGCGATCCTGCCCCGGGCGGCCCAGGGGGACTTCATCGCCCACATCTTCTCCGCAGTCGACCAAAGTGAAGGAGGCGAGCAGCGATGA
- a CDS encoding alanine and proline-rich secreted protein Apa, with protein sequence MFQAMVDGHHDHDKKAQMTSTQSHEASRASRKAASITGASTLRKAIIALSALTLAGASLSSCSLPAATTSQSEANTAPSDAPPSTSQSGSGDERATPIPKAPAPSREKLMAATLEVPPVCEEFGLRTEATATFVNGVAKSPVDNHAKITLSDVVQTEFDGTPVALALFTCDGGGAYAYNSLGVYDSDMKLVGRLEPWGENPDAPGYRMFTGEIHDFTMTNLSARGNTLTFQVPAIKALGDQTFHAAPSSYAANATLEWKDGQFVERSIVYDTPDGRKVVPDRQVMQIFYDAISSGKEASIRDMADPKVIEFLDQPFADPNNPQTVRQSLYPAGATVDSCVLYPGGNDTGFVAPRNRPGVAIEVGWVQSSAQPGDFLCGITPGEQQRGALKPWDKGYQAWFVVNSPADGKPFVRQQVFLIR encoded by the coding sequence ATGTTCCAAGCCATGGTGGACGGGCACCACGACCACGACAAGAAGGCACAGATGACTTCCACGCAGTCACACGAGGCATCACGGGCCAGCCGAAAGGCTGCTTCGATCACCGGGGCGAGCACCCTGCGCAAGGCGATCATCGCGCTTTCCGCATTGACGCTGGCCGGAGCCTCACTCTCCAGCTGCAGCCTCCCTGCAGCCACGACCTCGCAGAGCGAGGCGAACACGGCCCCATCGGACGCCCCGCCCTCGACCTCCCAGAGCGGCTCCGGGGACGAGCGCGCCACCCCCATTCCCAAGGCGCCGGCACCCAGCCGCGAGAAACTGATGGCCGCCACACTGGAAGTGCCCCCCGTCTGTGAGGAGTTCGGACTGCGCACGGAGGCAACCGCCACCTTCGTCAACGGCGTGGCCAAGTCGCCGGTGGACAACCACGCGAAGATCACCCTGTCGGACGTGGTCCAGACCGAATTCGACGGGACCCCGGTGGCGCTGGCCCTCTTCACCTGTGACGGTGGAGGCGCCTACGCATACAACTCACTGGGCGTGTACGACTCGGACATGAAGCTGGTCGGGCGTCTGGAACCGTGGGGAGAGAACCCGGATGCACCCGGATACCGCATGTTCACCGGCGAGATCCACGACTTCACCATGACCAACCTGTCGGCCCGGGGCAACACGCTGACCTTCCAGGTGCCCGCAATCAAGGCCCTGGGCGACCAGACCTTCCACGCCGCACCGTCCAGCTATGCGGCGAACGCCACCCTGGAGTGGAAGGACGGCCAATTCGTGGAGCGTTCGATCGTCTACGACACCCCGGATGGTCGCAAGGTCGTGCCCGACCGGCAGGTCATGCAGATCTTCTACGACGCGATCTCCTCCGGCAAGGAGGCCTCCATCCGCGACATGGCAGACCCGAAGGTCATCGAATTCCTCGACCAGCCCTTCGCCGATCCGAACAACCCTCAGACCGTGCGACAGTCCCTGTACCCGGCGGGCGCGACAGTGGACTCCTGCGTCCTGTACCCCGGCGGCAATGACACGGGATTCGTCGCCCCTCGCAACCGGCCCGGAGTGGCCATCGAGGTCGGGTGGGTGCAGTCCTCCGCCCAGCCCGGTGACTTCCTCTGCGGGATCACACCCGGTGAACAGCAGCGCGGAGCCCTGAAACCATGGGACAAGGGCTACCAGGCGTGGTTCGTCGTCAACAGTCCTGCCGACGGCAAGCCCTTCGTGCGCCAGCAGGTCTTCCTCATCCGCTGA
- a CDS encoding PfkB family carbohydrate kinase, whose translation MSVHALLAGLTTVDVIHAVDHVPDPNIKVTSTAHVMAAGGPATNAAVALAALESIATTLGAGAGTQGGLGSTDGGGFGSDEGGAVTLLTAVGRGVTSDLVRADLDAAGVTLIDATALPAGEIGDLPPALSSILEHPGGRMVASTNARLQVDVDTAAADLERALAAHGEPQVVLVDGHNPALAECVLLVGVTHPDAVGPRPGDGGGAGGQAGTEASDEDGPCPDLASGDPFAMLEAKPAHLRVLDGGSWKPWFVPLLGLVDVAVVSADFCPPLLDFPTGPAVADFLRGFGITRTVRTRGDRAVEWFWGAGSGTVQVPGVEAVSTLGAGDIFHGAFCWALATLPDRGRDLQDPSAVIAFASRVAAASTTSFGTRAWREDPLVRDTVSDWLGHLGS comes from the coding sequence ATGAGCGTCCACGCACTGCTGGCGGGTCTGACCACTGTCGACGTCATCCACGCGGTTGATCACGTGCCCGACCCGAACATCAAGGTCACTTCCACCGCCCACGTCATGGCCGCAGGAGGACCGGCCACGAATGCGGCGGTCGCCCTGGCTGCGCTGGAGTCGATCGCCACCACCCTCGGCGCCGGGGCGGGCACGCAAGGCGGGCTGGGCAGCACTGACGGCGGCGGATTCGGCTCCGACGAGGGCGGAGCCGTCACACTGTTGACGGCTGTCGGCAGGGGAGTGACCTCTGACTTGGTGCGCGCCGACCTCGACGCCGCCGGAGTGACCCTGATCGACGCGACGGCCCTTCCCGCCGGGGAGATCGGCGACCTTCCCCCTGCTCTGTCCTCGATCCTCGAACACCCGGGAGGGCGGATGGTCGCCTCGACGAACGCCCGCCTGCAGGTCGACGTGGACACGGCCGCCGCCGACCTGGAGCGGGCGCTTGCCGCGCACGGGGAGCCACAGGTCGTCCTTGTCGACGGGCACAACCCGGCACTTGCCGAATGTGTGCTGCTGGTGGGCGTCACGCACCCGGATGCAGTGGGTCCGCGCCCCGGTGACGGCGGCGGTGCGGGTGGCCAAGCGGGCACGGAAGCGAGTGACGAGGACGGCCCGTGTCCCGACCTCGCAAGCGGCGACCCCTTCGCGATGCTCGAGGCCAAACCCGCCCACCTGCGCGTCCTCGACGGCGGGTCGTGGAAACCCTGGTTCGTACCCCTGCTGGGGCTGGTGGACGTGGCCGTCGTCTCGGCCGACTTCTGCCCGCCGCTCCTCGACTTTCCCACAGGACCGGCCGTCGCGGACTTCCTGCGAGGCTTCGGCATCACCCGCACCGTGCGTACGCGCGGAGACCGGGCGGTCGAGTGGTTCTGGGGCGCCGGCAGCGGTACGGTCCAGGTTCCCGGCGTCGAGGCGGTGTCCACCTTGGGTGCGGGCGACATCTTCCACGGCGCCTTCTGCTGGGCGCTGGCCACCCTGCCCGATCGTGGGCGTGACCTGCAAGACCCCAGTGCCGTCATCGCCTTCGCGTCACGGGTGGCCGCAGCGTCGACCACCAGCTTCGGCACCCGCGCCTGGCGTGAGGACCCCTTGGTCCGCGACACTGTCAGCGATTGGCTGGGCCACCTCGGGTCTTGA
- a CDS encoding macrolide family glycosyltransferase: MSRIVFVNIHAHGHTNPTLGVVRELIHRGHEVIYFSFEAMRERIEGTGATFIPCDQYVRGMEPTREEGAKLGSDLALASRILVDTTLALAPVLRAEFERLQPDCIVADSMAVWGRLLARQMDIPVVTSTTTFAFNSHVARSIMEQGIPALVKFLVQLPGLRREMRRLREAGFPVRGSMDLVTSDEDLDTVVYTSAEFQPASDTFPKHFSFVGPSVRPVTTTVTKQRDTLVYVSMGTVNNDMAPFYRACIEAFGRTRHQVILSVGDQVDPAALGPVPDNVTVAASVDQIAVLGAADVFVSHCGMNSVNESLWFGVPLVMLPRTSEQAGVAERVRQVGAGIRLKGTDADKVVRTVERLLGDPSYRRAAERIRDGFHRCSGAVGAADAILGACAKAAGRPRRSES; encoded by the coding sequence ATGAGCCGCATCGTATTCGTCAACATCCACGCCCACGGGCACACCAACCCGACCCTCGGAGTCGTGCGTGAACTGATTCACCGCGGACACGAGGTCATCTACTTCTCCTTCGAAGCCATGCGGGAGCGGATCGAAGGAACAGGAGCCACTTTCATCCCGTGCGACCAGTACGTGCGCGGCATGGAGCCCACGCGAGAGGAAGGCGCCAAGCTCGGATCGGACCTGGCGCTGGCCAGTCGCATCCTCGTGGACACGACCCTGGCTCTGGCTCCGGTCCTGCGCGCAGAGTTCGAACGCCTGCAACCCGACTGCATCGTGGCCGACTCGATGGCCGTGTGGGGGCGCCTGCTGGCACGCCAGATGGACATTCCGGTGGTCACCTCGACCACGACATTCGCCTTCAACAGCCATGTCGCCCGCTCGATCATGGAACAGGGCATCCCGGCCCTGGTGAAGTTCCTCGTCCAACTTCCGGGCTTGCGCCGCGAAATGCGGCGCCTGCGCGAGGCCGGATTCCCCGTGCGGGGCTCGATGGACCTGGTGACCAGCGACGAGGATCTCGACACCGTCGTGTACACCTCCGCCGAGTTCCAACCCGCCTCGGACACCTTCCCCAAGCACTTCAGCTTCGTCGGGCCCTCGGTGCGTCCGGTGACCACCACGGTGACCAAGCAGCGCGACACCTTGGTCTACGTGTCCATGGGTACGGTCAACAACGACATGGCGCCCTTCTACAGGGCCTGCATCGAAGCCTTCGGGCGGACCCGCCACCAGGTGATCCTCTCCGTGGGCGACCAGGTGGATCCTGCAGCACTGGGCCCCGTGCCAGACAATGTCACAGTTGCCGCGTCCGTGGACCAGATCGCCGTGCTCGGCGCCGCGGACGTCTTCGTCTCGCACTGCGGCATGAACAGCGTCAACGAGTCCCTGTGGTTCGGCGTCCCGCTGGTCATGCTGCCCCGCACCAGCGAACAGGCCGGAGTGGCCGAGCGCGTCCGCCAGGTCGGTGCAGGAATCCGCCTGAAGGGCACCGATGCGGACAAGGTCGTCCGCACAGTCGAGCGCCTCCTGGGCGACCCCTCCTACCGAAGGGCCGCCGAGCGGATCAGGGATGGTTTCCACCGGTGCAGTGGAGCCGTGGGCGCGGCCGATGCGATCCTCGGCGCATGTGCGAAAGCGGCGGGACGTCCTCGTCGAAGCGAGTCCTGA
- a CDS encoding RNA-binding domain-containing protein, whose product MITSLDDLQVALARLELEHGDCLDLEAKTFSEYSTKAIAPSLCSLANLPGGGTILLGVGERPDGPVVGVDLAHDMAKRVTNLARNGFSTELQVDPHVLHLGDKSVVAVNVHELPVSQKPCMWQGKAYIRQYDGDYTMSLQEQQQFLSRRERPRDDRTPVPGTSPIADLDPEAVTVFAASVRQSTPALADATDDQILHRLNVVASSGEVTVAGLYALGVYPQQHLPHLALTAAVEPNIDAGPEARATNRKDFTGALPDILRRSVEWVAQNLASTLVVTKDGRTDTDFAIPLVAVREVIANALVHRDLSDAAAGRVVELRLTSKGMVLTSPGGLWGLSVDQLGTRDGKSAVNEFLYEICRHAGGPEGRVIEAMGTGIVTTKRVLREAGLEAPRFVDNGVRFTVFFPNHALHSHDDLAWIGSIDAAGLNSSQREALLRMRAGAQVTNADYRTFAQVDSAQARSDLRELVRRGLVDRVGERRGTRYVLARPGQNG is encoded by the coding sequence ATGATCACTTCTCTCGACGACCTGCAGGTGGCTCTGGCCCGTCTGGAGTTGGAACACGGGGACTGCTTGGACCTCGAGGCAAAGACCTTCTCCGAGTACTCCACGAAGGCCATCGCCCCTTCCCTGTGCTCACTGGCGAACCTGCCCGGCGGGGGAACGATCCTACTGGGCGTGGGCGAGCGACCCGATGGCCCTGTGGTGGGCGTGGACTTAGCCCACGACATGGCGAAAAGAGTCACCAACCTCGCCCGGAACGGGTTCAGCACGGAGTTGCAGGTTGACCCGCATGTGCTGCACTTGGGCGACAAGAGCGTCGTCGCCGTCAATGTCCACGAACTCCCTGTCAGCCAGAAACCCTGCATGTGGCAGGGCAAGGCGTACATCCGTCAGTACGACGGGGACTACACGATGTCACTGCAGGAGCAGCAGCAGTTCCTGAGCAGACGTGAACGCCCTCGGGACGATCGCACACCCGTTCCCGGCACTTCCCCGATCGCCGACCTGGACCCGGAAGCGGTGACAGTCTTCGCAGCCTCGGTGCGCCAGTCGACCCCGGCCCTTGCCGACGCCACCGACGACCAGATCCTGCACCGTCTCAATGTCGTGGCCTCATCGGGTGAGGTGACGGTGGCAGGGCTCTACGCCCTTGGCGTCTACCCCCAACAGCATCTGCCTCACCTTGCGCTCACCGCAGCAGTGGAGCCGAACATCGACGCAGGTCCCGAGGCGCGTGCGACCAACCGCAAGGACTTCACCGGAGCTCTGCCTGACATTCTGCGCAGAAGTGTCGAATGGGTGGCCCAAAACTTGGCCAGCACTCTGGTCGTCACGAAAGACGGGCGTACCGACACCGATTTTGCGATTCCTTTGGTGGCCGTCCGAGAGGTCATCGCCAATGCGTTGGTCCACCGGGACCTGTCCGATGCCGCCGCCGGGCGGGTGGTCGAACTGCGGCTGACCTCGAAGGGCATGGTGCTCACCAGTCCCGGTGGGCTCTGGGGACTCTCGGTCGACCAGTTGGGCACTCGCGACGGCAAGAGCGCCGTCAACGAGTTCCTCTACGAGATCTGCCGTCATGCGGGCGGGCCAGAAGGGCGCGTCATCGAAGCGATGGGCACCGGCATCGTCACCACCAAGCGGGTCCTGCGTGAGGCGGGCTTGGAGGCCCCTCGTTTCGTCGACAACGGGGTGCGATTCACCGTCTTCTTCCCCAATCATGCGTTGCATTCCCACGATGACCTCGCATGGATCGGGTCGATCGACGCCGCAGGGCTCAACTCCTCGCAGAGGGAGGCGCTGCTGCGCATGCGCGCCGGGGCCCAGGTCACCAACGCCGACTATCGGACCTTCGCGCAGGTCGACTCCGCCCAGGCGCGGAGTGATCTTCGGGAGTTGGTCCGTCGCGGTCTGGTCGACCGGGTCGGAGAGCGCCGCGGAACTCGCTACGTGTTGGCTCGACCCGGGCAGAACGGTTGA